A genomic segment from Torulaspora delbrueckii CBS 1146 chromosome 3, complete genome encodes:
- the NVJ2 gene encoding Nvj2p (similar to Saccharomyces cerevisiae YPR091C; ancestral locus Anc_3.402) gives MISFKLFLVIYLTGGITFLPVVLCTYWFLKQKYDELNEKYEEQREADRLLFSGIDPDFKAGEFEELHGVNVIREGWISVTRKYYHHHTELNNEDSEDVSEIPQRSQLKKKHRFYAILRHGNLFLYRDSLPRSNLVHAIPLQDSFVTLWPRNPVAELPDSSLFTKKTCISILRKGVTSINQDKLQFRADEEIKDDSQATNQFFLYIDNNIDKEDWYFSLINVAKNDLSKDERTFGLIDPNITARTAHLKTTDALYLIQTINSTENQLTTKWINAVIGRLFLAVQRTDALKDYLYTRLYEKLAKIDKPDFFGDLIVEEVDVGNSAPLITNPKLLDLAPDGLLRVSVDFKYIGDLSVIVSTKATINLGSHFRQREVPMQLSIKLKELSGPLIVLLKPPPSNRFWYTFESEPVLSLEIEPVVSSSKLSYTMITNAIKSKFAEAIKDSLVLPNWDDMVFFNTDSEIYRGGIWEKYDKNVEHPIQDHKEAILKEMSSLSKKNEILDQPSGGQTKKKDEQEDELVNGSDEESQSKSQDPTLKRRTLQKVGNLKRVLQHKSGDNLPDEHSSNEGPTDSPVAQTDGAESDGSADSNKIFKNSIKKLGKWYKEAVSPNTEDASPQEHSSSNSSNPQSPEMISNRRKSLPRRPPPSGIPSAAAYESYPTSPTSNTAEMFANQKKSISSNESSEKNFSSTLPPNYHQVHNRAFVKVRSNEFDDVSYDEELRERQLQKSNGHGTSHMK, from the coding sequence ATGATCAGCTTTAAGTTGTTCTTGGTCATATATTTGACTGGTGGTATCACTTTCTTACCAGTTGTTTTATGTACTTATTGGTTTTTGAAGCAGAAATATGACGAACTTAATGAGAAGTATGAAGAGCAAAGGGAGGCAGATCGTCTGTTATTCAGCGGTATAGATCCCGATTTTAAAGCTGGAGAGTTTGAGGAACTGCATGGAGTGAACGTGATTAGAGAAGGCTGGATTAGTGTTACAAGGAaatattatcatcatcatacAGAACTCAATAATGAAGATAGTGAAGATGTTAGTGAAATCCCACAAAGATcacagttgaagaagaaacacAGATTCTACGCCATCTTGCGACATGgcaatctcttcctttaTAGGGATAGTTTACCTAGGAGCAATCTCGTTCATGCTATTCCTTTGCAAGATAGTTTCGTTACACTATGGCCTCGTAATCCTGTCGCTGAACTTCCAGATAGTTCTCTTTTTACCAAGAAGACGTGTATTTCTATACTGCGGAAAGGTGTGACTTCCATAAATCAGGATAAATTGCAGTTCCgagcagatgaagaaatcaaagatgattCTCAGGCTACAAACCAATTCTTCCTATACATTGATAATAATATTGATAAGGAGGATTGGTATTTTAGTTTGATTAATGTTGCAAAGAATGATTTatccaaagatgaaagGACTTTTGGCTTGATCGATCCCAATATTACGGCAAGGACTGCTCATTTAAAGACTACGGATGCATTGTACCTGATTCAGACGATAAACTCTACAGAGAACCAACTAACGACAAAGTGGATAAATGCTGTGATTGGAAGATTATTTTTGGCTGTGCAAAGGACTGACGCTCTTAAGGATTATCTTTACACCAGACTTTAtgagaaattggccaagatCGACAAACCAGATTTTTTTGGAGACCTGATCGTTGAGGAAGTCGATGTTGGCAATAGTGCTCCTCTGATAACTAATCCCAAATTGTTGGATCTTGCTCCAGATGGTTTATTACGAGTTTCAGTTGACTTTAAATATATAGGTGACCTTTCGGTGATCGTCTCTACAAAAGCTACTATCAATTTGGGTTCGCATTTCAGGCAAAGAGAAGTGCCCATGCAATTatccatcaaattgaaggaattaTCAGGACCACTAATCGTTCTACTGAAACCACCACCATCCAACAGATTCTGGTATACTTTTGAATCTGAACCTGTATTGtcacttgaaattgagccAGTCGTAAGTTCAAGCAAATTGTCTTACACTATGATTACAAACGCTATCAAGAGTAAGTTTGCCGAAGCAATAAAGGACTCCCTCGTATTACCTAATTGGGATGACatggtcttcttcaacactgATTCAGAGATTTACAGAGGTGGTATTTGGGAGAAATATGATAAAAATGTCGAGCATCCAATTCAAGACCATAAAGAGGccattttgaaagaaatgtCCTCACTCTCGAAGAAAAACGAAATACTTGACCAACCCTCTGGAGGGcaaacaaagaagaaagatgaacaagaggaTGAACTAGTGAACGGgagtgatgaagaatcacAAAGCAAGTCGCAGGATCCTACTTTGAAACGTCGTACTTTGCAGAAAGTtggaaatttgaagagagttCTACAACATAAAAGTGGAGATAATCTGCCAGATGAAcactcttcaaatgaagGTCCAACCGATTCGCCCGTAGCACAAACTGATGGCGCCGAATCAGACGGTTCTGCTGACTCTAAtaaaatattcaagaattctatcaagaaattgggGAAATGGTATAAGGAAGCAGTTAGTCCAAATACGGAAGATGCCAGTCCCCAGGAACACTCCAGTTCAAATAGCTCAAATCCTCAAAGTCCAGAAATGATCTCTAACAGAAGAAAATCTTTACCAAGAAGACCTCCACCTTCTGGCATACCCTCGGCGGCAGCTTACGAATCCTACCCAACATCACCAACATCTAACACCGCAGAGATGTTTGCAAACcaaaaaaaatcaatatcttcaaatgaGTCAAGTGAGAAGAACTTTAGTTCCACCTTACCTCCGAACTATCATCAAGTACACAACAGGGCGTTTGTGAAGGTTAGGTCCAACGAGTTTGATGACGTGAGCTATGACGAAGAGTTGAGAGAGCGgcaacttcaaaagagcAACGGCCATGGCACTTCTCACATGAAGTAG
- the TDEL0C05400 gene encoding uncharacterized protein (similar to Saccharomyces cerevisiae YGR079W; ancestral locus Anc_3.403), which translates to MFYLNSLIVESVIYLMSGTMGIKKQSRGSKKSPSMPSSGITKQFQLLNGVITKEDITPLSKSQRTQVSSDEESVDSADLLFSPIGTGAVDEEEEEDEYDHGLLSPIYFGAMYPRRFHHHSIAEEKHLVDSRRNSVSAYALRDLVENTGNNDFWKEVGTTNQEAIFTSSQLELPAESACVEESPNTSLDEFISADLGTPTAGPLQWDEDYKIKLLCYRDSTGNLRLRTQEDNYTVSKNSSAPFSKVKVGKSRKGKGRKLLKNAIRRKSGVREMVSTGIGIGEFML; encoded by the coding sequence ATGTTTTATCTGAACTCTCTCATTGTTGAGAGTGTAATATATCTGATGTCCGGCACAATGGGTATCAAGAAACAATCTCGTGGTTCTAAGAAAAGTCCTTCAATGCCCTCGAGTGGTATTACAAAACAATTTCAGCTGTTGAATGGCGTTATTACCAAGGAAGATATCACTCCACTGTCTAAATCTCAGCGTACTCAAGTTAGCTCTGATGAGGAGAGTGTCGATAGTGCGGATCTGTTGTTTTCTCCGATTGGGACAGgtgctgttgatgaagaagaagaagaggatgaatATGATCATGGTCTATTGAGTCCCATATACTTTGGAGCCATGTATCCTAGAAGATTTCACCATCATAGTATTGCTGAGGAGAAACATCTTGTGGATTCTCGTAGAAACAGTGTTTCTGCGTATGCTCTGAGGGATCTTGTCGAGAACACTGGTAACAATgatttttggaaagaagTGGGTACCACAAATCAGGAAGCGATATTCACATCTTCGCAGTTGGAATTACCTGCTGAATCCGCCTGTGTGGAAGAATCCCCCAACACTTCACTAGACGAGTTTATCAGTGCGGATCTTGGTACTCCAACGGCAGGTCCTCTTCAATGGGATGAGGATTACAAGATTAAATTATTGTGTTACAGGGATTCAACGGGCAATTTGAGGCTCAGAACACAGGAGGACAATTACACTGTCTCTAAAAACTCCTCAGCTccattttcaaaggttAAAGTCGGCAAGAGTCGCAAAGGTAAAGGTAGGAAGCTCTTAAAGAACGCCATTAGAAGGAAAAGTGGCGTCAGGGAGATGGTTTCCACGGGTATTGGAATCGGAGAATTCATGTTATAA
- the TWF1 gene encoding twinfilin TWF1 (similar to Saccharomyces cerevisiae TWF1 (YGR080W); ancestral locus Anc_3.404) — translation MSNQSGIIADQNLLDSLSDVKTGGIVVITAKISDDSTAVHLDKKYESLKEAANDLGSVPLYLFVKGLLDDKSQYYFASYVPDSSPVRGKMLYASTKNTLIRQIGSNSIGKQAHLTDAEQLLDLGNKKDAQDDSALTESERTDIQISQQQQRLKASTFYPGGRKLVSQTNGSSKSLSFQLASGESSIEELLKSFNVLTFKIDMDSEQIQVESKDNITSPKDLKITSEHPSYVVYRNGDLYYFIYSCPSGSKVKERMVYASNRSGFVSRLQDEHDLKFARIVEIGEPIELEHSLISCASAEEQAQEEARSKSATETKFNRPKGPARKRGHN, via the coding sequence ATGTCGAATCAGTCTGGTATTATTGCAGATCAAAATTTATTGGACTCGTTAAGTGACGTCAAGACTGGAGGAATTGTCGTTATAACTGCCAAGATATCCGATGACTCAACTGCGGTCCACCTGGATAAAAAATACGAGTCATTGAAGGAGGCTGCTAATGACCTAGGTTCAGTTCCCCTATACCTCTTTGTTAAAGGGTTGCTCGATGACAAAAGTCAGTACTATTTTGCCTCGTATGTGCCAGATTCATCGCCCGTTAGGGGGAAGATGCTTTATGCCTCGACGAAAAATACTCTCATTAGACAGATAGGTTCCAATTCCATTGGTAAACAAGCTCATTTGACTGATGCAGAGCAATTGCTCGATTTGGGTAATAAAAAGGACGCTCAGGATGATTCAGCATTGACTGAATCTGAGAGAACTGATATTCAAATAtcacaacaacaacaacggTTAAAGGCATCTACTTTCTACCCTGGTGGCAGGAAACTTGTGTCTCAAACAAATggatcatcaaaatcacTATCTTTCCAATTAGCGTCTGGCgaatcttcaattgaagaacttttgaagagtttcAATGTGCTCACTTTCAAAATAGATATGGATAGTGAGCAGATTCAAGTGGAATCTAAAGACAATATAACTTCACCAAAGGATCTTAAGATCACTAGTGAACATCCTAGTTACGTTGTTTACAGAAATGGGGACCTATATTACTTCATTTACAGTTGCCCTTCGGGTAGTAAGGTAAAAGAGCGTATGGTGTACGCTTCCAATCGTTCAGGCTTTGTTTCACGTTTGCAGGATGAGCACGATTTAAAATTTGCTAGGATAGTCGAGATTGGTGAACCAATCGAGTTGGAGCATTCGTTGATTTCTTGCGCGAGTGCTGAAGAGCAGGCCCAGGAGGAAGCCAGATCAAAATCTGCCACGGAGACCAAATTTAACAGGCCAAAGGGTCCCGCAAGGAAAAGAGGACACAACTAA
- the ASR1 gene encoding ubiquitin-protein ligase ASR1 (similar to Saccharomyces cerevisiae ASR1 (YPR093C); ancestral locus Anc_3.405) produces MSESPQFMCAICLEEGHEEFGELHPCRHKFHKECIRRWHTGAIDLKCPTCRIESDSLSYNFAGRHDIDLKTGFKIKTVIDYQNTRPPNDEVRR; encoded by the coding sequence ATGTCAGAGTCGCCTCAATTTATGTGTGCCATCTGCTTAGAAGAGGGACACGAAGAGTTTGGAGAACTTCATCCATGCAGACACAAGTTCCACAAAGAATGCATCAGGCGATGGCATACTGGTGCTATCGATCTGAAGTGCCCGACCTGTAGGATAGAATCCGATTCCTTGTCATATAATTTCGCTGGTCGACATGATATTGACCTTAAAACGGGTTTCAAGATAAAGACAGTTATTGATTATCAGAATACAAGGCCTCCCAATGATGAGGTTAGACGTTGA
- the RDS3 gene encoding U2 snRNP complex subunit RDS3 (similar to Saccharomyces cerevisiae RDS3 (YPR094W); ancestral locus Anc_3.406): MSRHQLDLVMCMKQPGTHIGLLCDKCDGKCPICDSYERQKRKVRICEQCSFGKSGTSCIICGSIGVSEAFYCWECCRLEKNRDGCPRIINVGSNKTDKHFEKKSVGYK, translated from the coding sequence ATGTCTCGTCACCAGTTGGATCTGGTAATGTGCATGAAACAGCCAGGGACCCATATAGGTCTTCTGTGCGACAAATGTGATGGCAAATGCCCCATATGTGATTCATATGAAAGACAGAAGAGAAAAGTAAGAATATGTGAGCAATGTTCGTTTGGAAAAAGTGGGACTAGTTGTATAATATGTGGATCAATAGGTGTGTCGGAAGCTTTCTATTGCTGGGAGTGTTGTCGCTTAGAAAAGAATCGCGATGGTTGTCCCAGAATTATAAATGTTGGTAGTAATAAAACTGATAAGcattttgagaagaaatccGTGGGCTACAAGTAA
- the SYT1 gene encoding Arf family guanine nucleotide exchange factor SYT1 (similar to Saccharomyces cerevisiae SYT1 (YPR095C); ancestral locus Anc_3.407), whose protein sequence is MNQSIATLIKLKLFHGGHPHNVDVVDEETGEKKERKHKSKHGRRNVSSPVRMSRTSHELHRLNSIGEEVKATPSSGDSSGEDIQENKPSHGKRQSKLRSLKNKITLSDLTFKSPSSSPQRPLPTVSARTTQVRSVTTPLELPSHPSSKSSLDYQRNSQEVRTVNRPPSNAESVGSVPSVKVFSSQVKNGNLNSTSTASSVRFSKANSRSNVTFPVNQLSKSETTTSFCHARSGSVEVKSTKVRSTPIGRRRSRTVDASDYIQTGKQSPQAASGSNDLISSISTHLRRSRSNSLASRSPIMRSQNSSHLQFSSITAAQGTALPTPPRLSAGSIPFPVPQNAGQPPISRRSSSIANAFSSLVNLRSSSASSMKGTSSKTITPKFDTTLRDLPTPPEPLQSESEKEFLVRLAPFGKFIAVILCEKNDPFKLQCMKSYLTNYFDFDYDPLDISMRKLLMFLELPKESQQIDRLLTIFAAVYYESQEAVEEICPWTNENQVYFASFSLLMLHTDYFNHHNRYKMTKSEFIELVHDDTESDGYKIPKPILAYYYDNTVAKESPKFDFSSAHQSLSTSDASVQDSTPSTQTLSVYSPIDIIQASESILYDDHIPVSTGFHGRVSSNSYSSYFPHIPTSTSSSSASVIQDDIDVYSHILEDSLAEIDMTPEVEKFWDDNCLLRTLTHDRNKYSKYFSILKEVKGGYIKVHKSDLSRIALTNFEILNETDDDYRYLKIVQMGEIYELTINKKFSIVGAVNKICWKREYAILTSCGLLVFDNMDWINPTLVSDVQSNTSNYIIEYKPGASMIPASPINCNGLFAIRKEEEVTRSGCHQFQILDEDDNQPDLGGTATDNILYLHGSQKVFAWKCANQYERENWIDSINLMAAFDNCFYDQGCLLNSIVAMRKVSMEERTIRLETAMKEKARKLRELQGLLPFYRQAMPLCSKTRSELRGHIKQLAVKMDWLVYEIKRNEVYLAIIQKVKEHFKRFLSQRSEDDKLVSRNITSPINESFIFNEELYPAYLAEDSFASKESLTLDNTKFFSKEYGQISDQYA, encoded by the coding sequence ATGAACCAGTCAATAGCGACACTGATCAAGCTCAAATTGTTCCATGGAGGTCATCCGCATAATGTGGATGTCGTGGACGAAGAGACtggtgaaaagaaggagagAAAGCATAAAAGTAAGCATGGAAGACGCAATGTCTCCTCACCAGTACGTATGAGTCGTACCTCTCATGAATTACATAGATTAAATTCtattggtgaagaagtcAAAGCTACTCCTTCTTCAGGGGACTCTTCGGGAGAAGACATACAAGAGAATAAGCCTTCTCATGGTAAGAGGCAGAGTAAACTGCGATCGctgaagaataaaattaCTCTATCTGAtttgaccttcaaatcaccTTCGTCATCGCCTCAGAGACCTTTACCTACAGTGAGTGCCCGTACTACACAGGTACGAAGTGTTACTACTCCTTTGGAACTTCCATCGCATCCGAGCTCGAAGTCTTCACTTGATTATCAGAGAAATTCCCAAGAAGTGCGAACTGTCAATCGCCCGCCTTCCAATGCAGAGTCTGTAGGCTCTGTGCCTTCCGTCAAGGTTTTCAGTTCACAAGTAAAGAATGGTAATTTGAATTCTACCTCCACTGCATCTTCAGTTCGCTTTTCAAAGGCAAACAGTAGGTCTAATGTCACATTTCCTGTGAATCAGTTAAGCAAATCAGAAACGACAACATCATTTTGTCATGCAAGAAGCGGTTCCGTTGAAGTTAAAAGCACTAAGGTAAGATCAACACCCATCGGACGCAGAAGAAGTCGAACAGTAGATGCCTCTGATTACATTCAAACAGGCAAACAAAGCCCTCAAGCCGCATCGGGGAGCAATGActtgatttcatcaatcagCACGCATCTGAGAAGATCTCGCAGTAATTCTCTCGCTAGCCGATCGCCGATAATGAGATCGCAGAACAGTTCACACCTCCAATTCTCAAGTATCACCGCAGCTCAAGGTACCGCATTACCAACACCTCCAAGATTGTCAGCAGGAAGCATTCCATTCCCGGTTCCACAGAATGCTGGTCAACCGCccatctcaagaagaagtagTTCTATCGCCAATGCCTTTAGCAGTCTAGTGAATCTACGATCTTCAAGTGCATCATCAATGAAGGGTACATCTAGTAAAACTATCAcaccaaaatttgataCAACTCTTAGGGACCTACCAACTCCTCCAGAACCATTACAAAGTGAATCAGAGAAGGAATTTTTAGTAAGATTAGCGCCATTTGGGAAATTCATCGCAGTTATTCTCTGTGAAAAGAATGATCCATTTAAACTCCAATGCATGAAATCTTACCTTACCAACTATTTTGATTTCGATTACGACCCACTAGATATCTCCATGCGTAAGCTATTGATGTTTCTTGAGTTACCGAAAGAAAGTCAACAGATAGATAGACTACTCACGATATTTGCGGCAGTATATTACGAATCACAAGAGgcagttgaagaaatctgtCCATGGACAAATGAAAATCAGGTTTATTTCGCATCGTTTTCATTACTGATGTTGCATACCGACTATTTCAATCATCACAACAGATACAAGATGACCAAGTCGGAATTTATAGAACTGGTTCACGATGATACTGAATCAGATGGGTATAAGATACCGAAACCTATCCTTGCGTATTACTACGATAATACGGTTGCTAAGGAATCGCCtaaatttgattttagcTCAGCTCACCAATCTTTGAGTACCTCTGACGCAAGCGTTCAGGACTCCACGCCCAGTACCCAGACATTGTCAGTATATTCACCCATAGACATCATACAAGCCTCTGAATCAATCTTGTATGACGATCACATTCCGGTTTCGACAGGTTTCCATGGTCgcgtttcttcaaactcgTACTCTTCATATTTCCCACATATACCGACATCAACTTCGAGCAGTAGTGCGTCTGTCATACAGGATGACATTGATGTTTATTCCCATATCCTTGAGGATTCATTAGCAGAAATAGATATGACACCAGAGgttgagaaattttgggACGATAATTGTCTCCTTCGCACTTTGACTCACGACAGGAACAAGTATAGCAAGTACTTCTCGATTCTGAAGGAAGTAAAAGGAGGTTACATAAAGGTTCACAAGAGTGATTTATCAAGAATCGCACTAACCAACTTCGAAATTTTAAACGAGACGGACGATGACTATAGGTACCTGAAGATTGTCCAAATGGGTGAGATTTACGAGTTAACGATTaacaagaaattttctATTGTTGGAGCAGTGAACAAAATATGCTGGAAAAGGGAGTACGCAATTCTCACTTCATGCGGTTTACTTGTATTTGACAACATGGACTGGATCAACCCTACACTTGTCAGCGATGTACAGTCAAATACTTCCAACTACATCATAGAATACAAGCCGGGCGCATCTATGATACCAGCATCTccaatcaattgcaatggCCTATTTGCCATCCggaaggaggaagaggtgACCAGGTCAGGATGCcatcaattccaaatattagacgaggatgataatCAACCTGACCTTGGGGGCACTGCTACCGATAACATTTTATATTTGCATGGGTCTCAAAAAGTCTTTGCCTGGAAGTGCGCCAACCAGTACGAACGGGAGAACTGGATCGATTCCATCAATCTAATGGCGGCTTTCGACAACTGCTTTTATGATCAAGGTTGCCTGCTGAACAGCATTGTAGCAATGAGAAAGGTATCAATGGAGGAAAGAACCATTAGATTGGAGACTGCAAtgaaagagaaagctcGGAAACTTCGAGAGTTACAAGGATTGTTGCCATTTTACCGCCAGGCTATGCCGCTTTGCTCTAAGACGAGAAGCGAGTTGAGGGGTCATATCAAACAGCTGGCTGTGAAGATGGATTGGCTGGTTTATGAGATAAAACGCAATGAAGTTTATTTGGCTATTATCCAGAAGGTGAAGGAACATTTTAAAAGGTTCTTGAGTCAGCGGTCTGAGGACGATAAGCTGGTGTCAAGAAACATCACAAGCCCGATTAACGAGAGTTTTATCTTCAACGAAGAGTTATATCCTGCATACTTAGCGGAAGACAGTTTTGCATCCAAAGAAAGCCTAACGCTCGACAACACTAAATTCTTCTCTAAAGAATACGGCCAAATCTCGGATCAATACGCTTAA